In Nitrosococcus oceani ATCC 19707, the following proteins share a genomic window:
- the rluB gene encoding 23S rRNA pseudouridine(2605) synthase RluB — MAERLQKILARGGLGSRREVEEWIKAGRVRINGIPARLGDKVSDEDQVTVNGRPLSPRRLQAPSSQVILYHKPAGEICSRKDPEGRPTVFRSLPRPRQGRWVSVGRLDINTSGLLLFTTDGELANRLMHPSTQVEREYAVRVLGTVTEVILERLQRGVQLEDGLASFKRILDAGGEGANHWYHVILWEGRKREVRRLWESQGIQVSRLIRIRFGPVSLPPGLRMGRWRFLEPSEFKALLEIGGVEQRTTRFQPRSKNNRRGRQGRKQG; from the coding sequence GTGGCGGAACGCCTACAAAAAATATTGGCCCGGGGAGGACTGGGGTCCCGCCGGGAAGTTGAAGAGTGGATTAAGGCGGGCCGAGTCCGAATCAACGGCATTCCCGCGCGCTTAGGCGACAAGGTATCAGATGAGGATCAGGTGACTGTTAATGGGAGACCCTTATCGCCTAGGCGGTTGCAGGCTCCTTCTTCCCAGGTCATCCTTTATCATAAACCGGCAGGTGAAATCTGTAGCCGCAAGGATCCGGAAGGGCGCCCGACTGTGTTCCGGTCCTTACCTCGCCCCCGGCAGGGCCGTTGGGTAAGCGTTGGGCGTTTGGATATCAATACCTCTGGTCTCTTATTGTTCACGACCGACGGTGAACTGGCTAACCGTTTGATGCATCCTTCCACCCAAGTGGAGCGGGAATATGCCGTGCGGGTTTTGGGTACTGTAACGGAAGTCATCCTTGAGCGCTTGCAGAGAGGGGTGCAATTGGAGGATGGTCTAGCCAGTTTTAAGCGAATACTGGATGCTGGCGGTGAAGGCGCTAATCACTGGTATCATGTCATACTCTGGGAGGGACGGAAGCGGGAAGTTCGGCGCCTTTGGGAATCCCAGGGGATTCAAGTGAGCCGGCTGATACGCATTCGTTTCGGTCCCGTCAGCTTGCCTCCTGGGTTGCGAATGGGCCGCTGGCGCTTTCTGGAACCATCTGAGTTTAAAGCTTTGTTAGAGATAGGGGGCGTGGAGCAGCGCACTACCAGGTTTCAGCCCCGCAGTAAAAATAATCGAAGGGGTAGGCAAGGTCGGAAACAAGGTTGA
- the scpB gene encoding SMC-Scp complex subunit ScpB: MSEVCSLKNIIEAILLVADRPLTIEQLSKLFDEEMQPSRSQIGSILEELAVDWRNRGIELKEIHSGYRFQARRELSPWISRLWEERPSRYSRAFLETLALIAYRQPITRGEIEEIRGVSVSSSIMKTLQEREWVRVLGHREVPGRPALYGTTRKFLDQFNLRNLDELPSLAEVKTLGEAQIALTLVEGGLGKEGVVLEKGPSPSKKSLAESDLAPNEVLQKQ; this comes from the coding sequence ATGAGTGAAGTGTGTTCCCTGAAAAACATTATTGAAGCCATTTTATTGGTAGCAGATCGGCCCTTGACGATCGAACAGTTGAGTAAGCTGTTTGATGAGGAGATGCAACCTTCCCGCAGCCAGATAGGCAGCATCCTCGAGGAACTGGCGGTAGACTGGAGAAACAGAGGGATTGAGTTGAAGGAGATCCATAGCGGCTATCGTTTTCAGGCCCGCCGGGAACTGTCGCCTTGGATATCCAGACTCTGGGAAGAGCGGCCATCCCGCTATTCGCGGGCATTTTTAGAGACCTTGGCCCTTATTGCTTATCGTCAACCGATTACTCGGGGGGAAATTGAAGAAATTCGTGGCGTTTCCGTCAGCAGTTCTATCATGAAGACCTTGCAAGAGCGGGAGTGGGTCAGGGTGCTTGGACATCGGGAGGTCCCAGGGCGGCCTGCCCTATATGGTACCACCCGTAAATTTTTGGACCAATTCAATCTTAGAAACCTAGATGAACTACCATCTCTGGCGGAGGTGAAGACTCTAGGTGAAGCTCAAATAGCGCTTACTTTGGTGGAAGGCGGTTTAGGTAAAGAAGGCGTGGTCCTAGAAAAAGGCCCATCACCCTCTAAAAAGTCTCTTGCTGAGTCTGACCTTGCTCCTAATGAAGTGTTGCAAAAACAGTAA
- a CDS encoding segregation and condensation protein A, whose protein sequence is MSESSGQVPSSEASALAVVRGQPLIELPTDLYIPPDALEVFLEAFEGPLDLLLYLIRRQNLDVLDIPIAVITHQYMEYIEILGELRLELAAEYLVMAAWLAEIKSRMLLPRPQESAEEEGDPRMELVRRLQEYERYKKAAEDLDSLPRVGRDIFETGVHVPPGQVTKPQPTLELTDLLFALKGVLARADLFSHHHVAQETLSVRERMGEVLSRVEADSFFEFTALLHPEEGRLGVVVTFLAILELIKESLLEVVQAESYGPLHVRAVAA, encoded by the coding sequence ATGAGCGAATCATCCGGGCAAGTCCCATCTTCAGAAGCATCGGCGCTAGCTGTCGTCCGAGGACAGCCTCTTATTGAATTACCTACCGATCTTTATATCCCTCCTGATGCTTTAGAAGTTTTTCTTGAAGCTTTTGAGGGGCCGTTAGATCTGTTGCTTTATTTGATTCGGCGGCAGAATTTGGATGTTTTGGATATCCCGATTGCTGTTATTACCCATCAATATATGGAATATATAGAGATTTTGGGGGAGCTGCGTTTAGAATTAGCAGCCGAGTATCTAGTGATGGCTGCTTGGCTTGCGGAAATCAAGTCCAGGATGCTTTTGCCCCGTCCCCAGGAGAGCGCTGAGGAAGAGGGAGATCCCCGAATGGAACTGGTGCGCCGTCTGCAAGAGTACGAGCGTTATAAAAAAGCGGCTGAAGATTTGGATTCATTGCCTCGTGTGGGTCGGGATATCTTCGAGACCGGAGTTCATGTTCCCCCGGGGCAGGTGACCAAACCGCAGCCCACACTCGAGTTAACTGATCTCTTATTTGCGCTTAAAGGCGTGCTGGCCCGGGCAGATCTGTTTAGCCACCACCATGTGGCCCAAGAAACTCTATCGGTACGGGAACGTATGGGAGAGGTGCTAAGCCGGGTTGAGGCGGATAGCTTTTTTGAATTTACTGCTTTATTGCATCCAGAGGAGGGGCGCTTGGGGGTGGTGGTCACTTTTCTGGCAATTCTCGAGCTAATTAAAGAATCCCTGCTGGAAGTAGTTCAGGCTGAATCCTATGGTCCCCTCCATGTACGGGCGGTAGCAGCATGA